AGATATGATAACAAGTACAAGCTCTACGTTTATCTCATTATCACCATAATACCAAGCAGTCTCTTTTTTCTGCAAAATATGTGAGTTCAATTTGCAGAAAGAATGGAGCCGGATCATGCACTACTACAGTACAACCTATGGAATGCATATTAATAGAAGAAAAAAATATGCCAAATATAATACCTGTAGCAGTCCCTATACCCATCAAAGATGACCCTGCATTTTGCATGATGGCACGCACATCAGCAAAATCAACATTAACCAATCCAGGAACCTGAAAAGATTAGAACCAGTATTTTTTTTCATAATTAGATATCTTGTAAATGTGTAAATGCACTATTTTGACTTTCGGTTGTGTAAAAAGCAACTTGGTGATAAATTGAATATCAACAGCATATTACCGTAATGATATCAGATATGCCACGAATGCCTTGTCGAAGGATATCATCAGCCAAATTGAATGCTTCTGTTACAGGAGTATTTGGAGAAACAGCAGATAACAACTTGTCATTTGGGATGACAATTAGGGTGTCCACACTATTCCGCAAAGCTGCTATTCCTTCCTGTGCTTGAACTGCCCGCCGCCTCCCCTCAAATGAGAAAGGCGTAGTAACAATACCAACAGTAAGTATACCCATGGACTTGGCAATTCCAGCAATTACAGGAGCACCTCCAGTTCCAGTCCCTCCACCCATTCCAGCCTGCAATTTGGGGATGAAAAGAGTATTATCAATTCCCAGTGTGTTATCAATTCAGATGCCAAGCCAGCTACAGGATAGAACTTACCGTCACAAAAACCATGTCAGCACCATAAAGTGCTTCCTGTATGGATTCACTGCTTTCCTTTGCTGCATTCATCCCAATATCAGGGTTTCCCCCCGCACCCAAACCTCGAGTCAGCTCCTGCCCAATCTGCAACCTATTGTGGGGAAGCACAGGAGACATTCTTATCGCCTGCACATCAGTGTTCACGACCCAAAACTCAACACCATGCATAGAGCTCTCAATCATCCTGTTGACAGCATTTGAACCCCCACCTCCAACTCCAACAACCTTGATCTTGGCCTCATTATAATCATTCCGGTCTGGTGGCACTCCCAGCCCCTCTAACGGGCTTCCATCAGAAGCACCTTTCAATGGGTCCACGACCTCAACATTCTTCTCACCACGAAGCAGAGACACCTCTGGATGAAGGTCAAGGAACGAGTCTTTCTTCTTGAAAGAGTTGGCACTGCGGGGGCTTGCACAGCACCGGAAGTGACATTGACCCAAAGCTCGAGTACTTCTGACAAATACCTTACCAGATGTATCCTTGCAGCTTGCAACTTCGTTTCCCCAGTTAGAAGATGGTGGACTGAGCTGTGTGAAGCATGGTAACTGTGTAGCCATCTTAAGAAGTTAATGGTCAGGCTATCAATGCACTTCTCCTGTGAGTACCCAATGGCCTCAAAATTCAACTTATCAGCTGCTCATATCTACAGTCAATTGGACAAAGAATTAGGGAAGTACCAAACAccggaaaagggaaaagaaatgaATGCAATCAATCTATGTATAAAATCTTGCAAGTAGGGATATTTACATAATAACAATAAAGAAAAGCGAGGTGAATTGCACAACAGCAAGGACACCTGGGTTATATGCAGGAACATGAGAGTCGCCCTGTGACATTGGCATAACTAACATGAAGAAGGTGCTAAAGGGACATGACTAATACAGGTTTGCAAAGCCCCCAAGCCTATGGCCTCACCACAGCTGACCGCTCAAACCTCAAAGGTCAAAATTCACAACTCTAATAGTCCAACACTCCATCCTAAATGCCTCACTGATGCCGAACAAACAACGAAGCGGTAGTAGTAAATCAGAGTGTTGTGCAGCAATTTCATAATTTTGTAATGCAGTTCTCGTCAATTGCAGGGAACAGTTCCAAAGGCGATTTCGAAGCTGACAAATTATTGCAAAAATCAATCATTAACCAAGGATAGACATTTGATTTACCCTTGCACACATGCTCATAGTGAGATCCCCACAAGAAGCACAACCGCTACGGGTTGTGCTACTGACAAGTGATAACGCAAGGTGATGTCACATTCAGCCGTTCGTCCACACCAAGCGGGCATGACAGCGAAAACGAATCCAAAACGGAGAAGAATGACGAGCAAGCAGCAGCCACTCCGCTCGGAGCTCACGACCCGTGACATCACCTCCCTCCCGTGCCCAAGTCTCCCTCTCGCCAGGCAGCCGACAGCATGTATCTACTACAGAGCAGGCGCGAGCAGGGGTCGAACTGCTGATCCAGCCGCATAGACCGGGCTGGTAAATCACACACGCTCACAGATGCGCTGCTCCCCTATACCCCCCCAACGCGCGGCGCCAGAATCCCATGGGAACGGCGCGGAAGGTGGAGCCGGCGCTCCAGCCCCGCCCCCCAAGCCCGGCAGATCCGGCCGGCCCTGGGCTCATCTGGTCCCCTTCCCAACAAATGCATTCAAGGCTAGAGCTCACAGGGAGCACAAAACGGGGCGGCGAAGATTGTACTCACCACGAGCGATCCCGGCCGGCGCGACCAACTCGATTCGGCACGCACGCCGCGCTGCGGAGCAGGATCGGCAGCTCGGGGGGTGGCGGATTTGGGGACGAATCGACGGGGGCGGCCGCCTTATCGCCAAAAGGGTTTTGGGCTTTTGTTCCCAGGCGAGGTGGTGGTGGAGTGCGTGGAGTGGAATCGGGAATCTCTCTCCTGTTCTCGCTGCGGGGGTGGCGGCTTCCCCTAAACCCACGGTCCGTCGTCGCCTGCAGAGCTGGCAGCCGCTTTCGCCTCTCGGTTTCAACTTCCACGCAACAAATCAGATGGGGACGGACACCGCCGTCCTTTTCCTTCAAAAAGGGCTCAATTAAAAAGGAGTATATAGCGTTAATAAAAAGAAACATTTTAAGAATTGAGAAAAtacaaaagttcaaaataaatttTTGAACAAACAAAAATCTTCCAAAAATTAGAGTATCCCGTTCAGATATTGTCGTTCCAAGGAGTGACGAATTTTAGAAACAAATGTACGAGTGTAATTGCATGGCCGCTTTTTCACCAAATTCATCCCATGGCCGCGAGCGACATTTGGCAAAATTGCTTTTCTGGTGAACAAAAATTTTCATGTGTACAAAGAAAATCAAAGATTTTGTCAGATTTTTTTCTTATTATAAGGCCAGCCACTAGTGAAATCTAAGTACATAAGTAGATATTTACATGCGTGCAATCACACACAGCCTACTCCTTTAAAGTGCCTCCAAGAAATAGCAGTGTTTTTTTTCCCTAAATTACTTCATATGACAACTAGGTAAGGCAAACTACGTAAGAGTTTTGTACGGCATATATTAACATATAAGAATACTAGATGGCTACTTGCATTAGGAAAAATGTATTTGCTCCCTCGAACCATTATAATTATACATATAAACTCCCAAGCTTCTCCTACTTTAAATTCCATTTTACTCCTTGATATTCAAAATAGTTGGCTTCACCTCATAAGTCATAACAAATCTTGTACTTTTGTTTCTCCTCACACGAGTTGCGCATTTTTAGGACCAAATTCTGTGGAAAGAATATTGAGCATAAAAGGGTACACCGTACACGCACACCTCATGCTTGAACATGGTACTAGCAGTAGCAAGCAACAGAAGCAGGCCAACCAATAACCGGGTGCCAGGCAGCTGCGGCCCACGGACAGCGAGAGCGGTTGGGCGTATTCGCGCTTTCCCGCTTTGGCTGGTTGCCCTCGGAAGCGCATGGCCCCAAAACCGCATGGTCCAGGGCTTGCAGCTTCACACTGAGCGGTCCGCGCCTCGCGGTCGTGTGGGGCGCGTCGGCCGCCCAGGGAGCAGGCCGCCATCGTGAGGCCGCAGCAAGATGGGCGGTTGTATTGTATGTAACGGGCCTTAATTTTTTCTATGGAGTTTGGGGTTGAGATGAACAGCATTAAACATTTAGCAATTACTTACTCCATTCTAAAATATAGATCGTTTTAACTACTTTTTTTATAGATTTTGATATGCATCAAGACATAATTTACACCTAAGTACATAGCAATTACTATAAATCTAAAAAACAAAATAACCTAAATTTCAGAACGGTGGGAGTAAGAACATTAAACTATTGAAGCTGCACATCAAAGCAACAATATACCGTTAGGCACCGAAGAACATTAATGTATCATGATCTTTCTAATTTACCACCACTACATCTCGTAATTGAACTTTGAGGTACCAATA
The genomic region above belongs to Panicum hallii strain FIL2 chromosome 4, PHallii_v3.1, whole genome shotgun sequence and contains:
- the LOC112888926 gene encoding cell division protein FtsZ homolog 2-1, chloroplastic-like, with protein sequence MATQLPCFTQLSPPSSNWGNEVASCKDTSGKVFVRSTRALGQCHFRCCASPRSANSFKKKDSFLDLHPEVSLLRGEKNVEVVDPLKGASDGSPLEGLGVPPDRNDYNEAKIKVVGVGGGGSNAVNRMIESSMHGVEFWVVNTDVQAIRMSPVLPHNRLQIGQELTRGLGAGGNPDIGMNAAKESSESIQEALYGADMVFVTAGMGGGTGTGGAPVIAGIAKSMGILTVGIVTTPFSFEGRRRAVQAQEGIAALRNSVDTLIVIPNDKLLSAVSPNTPVTEAFNLADDILRQGIRGISDIITVPGLVNVDFADVRAIMQNAGSSLMGIGTATGKSRARDAALNAIQSPLLDIGIERATGIVWNITGGMDLTLFEVNAAAEIIYDLVDPNANLIFGAVIDPSLSGQVSITLIATGFKRQDEPEDRTTKGGQQIQGENGRRPSSAEGSMVEIPEFLRRRGPSRFPRV